The following coding sequences are from one Rhipicephalus microplus isolate Deutch F79 chromosome 3, USDA_Rmic, whole genome shotgun sequence window:
- the LOC142802811 gene encoding carbonic anhydrase 1-like gives MMPAQGLAHQRRGLPACPALVTTWLVCAYMPGTAHGSGLYHRFAVHRSLADIIPVAGWREYCDGGRWAYKSPYCGNVTNMDPNFSENQDAWPHFEKACGNPGQSPVNINFLQTSFKSFGPIAFLGYNVPFRFKVENGGHALYITPEHPHLESYGGPLPARYTLSKGVFRFGNETSQRGSEHTLDGRYFDAELQLLMSCEKPTPTDCLRRDKGLAIFVILFQKKEASNPFLDILINATEHMTTRGNTTETLIPMAFLLPNSTSNYYLYLGSLTFPPCTGKALVVVFDNVVSIGEMQLKKLRNNLYYYFGTCKNRVAGNLRKLQNLGNRIVYRSFKFTSPAAISAATLKLVLSVATTVHYVGSGRAM, from the exons ATGATGCCTGCCC AAGGGCTTGCACATCAGAGGCGAGGCCTGCCAGCGTGTCCAGCGCTGGTGACCACCTGGCTGGTCTGCGCGTACATGCCAGGCACAGCGCACGGCAGTGGTTTATACCACAGATTCGCCGTGCACCGCTCCCTGGCGGACATCATCCCGGTGGCAGGAT ggcgCGAGTACTGCGACGGTGGTAGGTGGGCCTACAAGTCGCCGTATTGCGGCAACGTGACCAATATGGACCCCAATTTTTCAGAAA ATCAGGACGCGTGGCCACACTTCGAGAAGGCATGCGGCAATCCTGGCCAGTCGCCCGTCAACATCAACTTCTTGCAGACCAGCTTCAAGAGCTTCGGACCCATTGCATTCCTCGGCTACAACGTGCCGTTTCGCTTCAAGGTCGAAAACGGAGGACACGCCC TTTACATCACGCCGGAGCATCCGCATCTCGAGTCCTACGGTGGTCCGCTGCCCGCTCGCTACACGCTGTCCAAGGGCGTCTTCCGCTTCGGCAACGAGACGAGCCAGCGCGGCTCGGAGCACACGCTCGACGGCCGCTACTTCGACGCCGAG CTCCAGCTTCTGATGTCGTGCGAGAAGCCAACGCCTACCGACTGCCTTCGGCGTGACAAAGGGTTGGCCATATTCGTCATTCTCTTTCAG AAAAAGGAGGCGTCCAATCCCTTCCTGGACATACTCATCAACGCCACCGAGCACATGACCACGCGAGGCAACACGACCGAGACGTTGATTCCCATGGCCTTCCTGCTCCCGAACTCGACGTCCAACTACTACCTCTACTTGGGCTCGCTCACTTTCCCGCCGTGCACCGGCAAGGCCCTCGTGGTGGTCTTCGACAACGTCGTCTCCATTGGCGAGATGCAG CTCAAGAAGCTAAGGAACAACCTGTACTACTACTTCGGCACTTGCAAGAATCGGGTGGCCGGCAACTTGCGCAAGCTGCAAAACCTGGGCAACCGTATCGTCTACAGATCATTCAAGTTCACCAGCCCTGCCGCCATTTCAGCGGCCACATTGAAACTGGTGTTGAGCGTAGCGACCACTGTCCATTATGTCGGCAGTGGCCGCGCTATGTAA